Proteins from one Flavobacterium branchiarum genomic window:
- a CDS encoding PorP/SprF family type IX secretion system membrane protein: MKLSVKFIETYLLIFCGFASFLANAQQDPQYTQYMYNTMVINPAYAGSTGNLEAVLLHRSQWVGIDGAPQTQSLSVQSPLRNEKIGLGFSVVNDKLGPSNELYLDGNFSYSLALGYEKRLAFGLRAGMRMLNIDWTKGRYYDANDALLNSNINNVVKPSIGAGVYYYTDRWYVGASVPSFIRSDYYNDIQEAVNYDQMHYFFMGGYVFDLNRSLKFKPAVLAKVVSGMPISVDLSANFMLQEKVVLGASYRFDDSVSALAGFQISTSLYIGYSYDYTVTKLNKYNDGSHEFILRYQFHKDPRKIKSPRFF, from the coding sequence ATGAAACTAAGTGTAAAATTTATAGAGACCTATCTTTTGATATTTTGCGGTTTTGCTTCCTTCCTAGCAAATGCACAGCAAGATCCGCAATATACGCAGTATATGTATAACACAATGGTAATCAATCCTGCTTATGCTGGTTCTACAGGTAATCTAGAAGCGGTATTGTTGCATCGATCGCAATGGGTAGGAATAGATGGTGCACCACAAACACAATCCCTATCTGTACAATCGCCCTTGAGAAATGAAAAAATAGGATTAGGCTTTAGTGTAGTAAATGATAAGCTAGGGCCATCAAACGAGTTATATTTAGATGGTAATTTTTCTTATTCATTGGCTTTAGGCTATGAAAAAAGGTTAGCATTTGGATTAAGAGCAGGAATGCGAATGCTGAATATAGATTGGACTAAAGGGCGATACTATGATGCTAATGATGCTTTATTAAATAGCAATATTAATAATGTTGTAAAACCATCTATAGGAGCAGGGGTATATTATTACACAGACAGATGGTATGTAGGAGCATCGGTTCCTAGTTTCATAAGAAGTGATTATTACAATGACATACAAGAAGCCGTTAATTATGACCAGATGCATTATTTTTTTATGGGAGGTTACGTATTTGACTTGAATAGAAGTTTGAAGTTCAAACCTGCTGTATTAGCTAAAGTAGTCAGTGGAATGCCAATTTCGGTAGATCTTTCAGCCAATTTTATGCTTCAAGAAAAAGTGGTATTAGGAGCTTCTTATCGTTTTGATGATTCAGTTAGTGCGTTAGCTGGATTCCAAATATCAACAAGCCTTTATATTGGGTATTCGTATGATTATACAGTAACCAAATTGAATAAATACAATGATGGTTCACATGAATTCATATTGCGTTATCAATTTCATAAAGACCCAAGAAAAATTAAATCTCCAAGATTCTTTTAA